The genomic window ATATTGGTGGTTCCCTTTTTGGTGGAAAAATAATTAAGAAAAAATTAGCTCCAAGAATTTCGCCTAAAAAAACTTGAGAAGGAGCTATCGTTGGTTTTGTCTTATCTGCTATTGTGATAACTATCTTAATTTACACATTAGGTTTATTTGAAATTGAAGATACTTCCAAAATAAGTGCAAAAATAATGCAGAATTTCTTTAGAGTTTTACTAATTATACTTTTACCAATAGCGGCTATTTTTGGTGATTTAATTTTTTCGAGTATTAAGAGATTAAATAACATAAAAGATTTTTCAAAAATTTTAAGAGGACATGGTGGATTTTTAGATAGATTTGATTCACTTTCATTAATTACTTTTGTAGGATTTGCTATTCTACTATTGATTTAAATTACTCTCACAAATGTGAGATTATTTTATTTAATTAATCATTTTCATTTATTTTATAGTCAGAAGAGGTAAATATGAATTTTTATAGAGATAATCATTTAGCAAGTTTTTTTAAGATGCTTAATCTAGAAGAAATGAAGAGCTTTAAAGAATCATTTATTGTAGATGACCAGATTATTTTTAGAGAAAATAGTCATGGAATACCTGTTTATAAGTTTACTATCGGTTCATTCAGCATGCCTTCTGTTGAAGATTTTTTCACATTATTACTCACTATTTCTGAAATTAAAAATCAAATTTTCAAAATAAAATTTAATATCACAAGTAAGTTTTTCGAACCAAGAGAAATTAAAAAATATATTATTAGAATCCATGAAGTATATGGTGGATTAAATAATCTTTATGCTTTTTTGACTAAAACAGGCGAAATTAGAGCAGATGTAAATAATCAAAATTACTTAATCGAAGTTAAAGAGACACTTAATAAAGAAGAAACAAGCAAACTTTATGAACCTGAAATTTCTAAAGTTAATGAATTTTTACACAAAATTGGATTAAATTGATTTAATCTAGTTTTACATGTTGATCAAATAGTTAATATTGAAGAATACAACAAAAAATTAAATGAAAAGAAAGATGAAGAACTTAAACTATTTATTAAGAAAATAGAAGAAAAAGAAAAAAATAATAATTTAATAAGTTTCAACGCACCTAAAGCTAAATTTCATAGACCAAGCAAAAATTACATAAAAATGAAAATTGATGAAATAAATTCAAATCAATCTCTCTATGCAAAAACCGATGTTAACACAGTGGGAGAAGTTTTTAAAACTGATTATTCTGTTTCTAAAAATGGTTATCATATCTATACTTTTGTTGTTACTGACTATAATGATGCAATTGAAATTAAAAAAATCTCAAAAGCAATTATTGAAGAATTACCTAAATTAGGTGATACTATTGAAATTTTCGGAACTATTGAAAATGATTTTAGAAATAGACGATTCATTATGCTTGACAATTTTGTTAAAACTGCAAAACTTTTTGAAGATAAAAAGGATATTTATGAAAGAAAAAGAGTTGAATTAAATACTAGAAGTAAGATGAATACAATGGATGGTATTTTAGAAGCAAAAGAAATTTTAGATATTGCTTCTAAATATGGGCACAAAGCGGTTGCTTTAGTAGATAATACGAGTGTTCAAAACTTTCCTAAGTTTTTCTCTGAATCCAAGAAATCTGGTGTAAAACCAATTTATGGGGTAACATTCAATGTTATACACAAAAATAATATGGCTGTAATTGGTGAAGTACCAAATTCACAATTAAGGGATGTTGAGTATGTTTCGTTTGATATTGAAACAACTCATTTAAGCCCATATGTAGGTGATATTATTGAATTTGGTGCTTCAATTGTTAAGGATGGTAAAATTAGTGAAAAATTTCAATTTTTCTTAAAATCCAAAGAAAAACTTTCAGATTTTACCAAGGAACTCACAAAAATAAGTGATGAGATGCTCGAAAAAAGAGGTCTTGAACAAATTGATGGGTTAATTAAAATAAGAAATATTTTACACAATAAAGTAGCAGTGGCACATAATGCTCAATTCGACTACAACTTTATTTTTGAAAAATTAAAGCAATACAACATTGAACTTCCACATACTACTTTTATTGACTCGTTGGTTGTTTCAAGGTTACTTTTCCCTGACAAATCTAAACACAGACTTGAAAATTACTGTTCATATTTAGAAGTTGAATATTCAAGAGATATAGCTCACCGTGCTGATTATGATGCAGAAGTTTTAGCTAACGCTTGAAGAGGATCGTTTCAAAAACTTCAAGACTTAAAAATAACAAATTTTAGAGAATTATATGAGTATAAAGATAATTCCTTATATGATAAAACTAGGGCAGCTAATATTACTGTTTTGGCACTAAATCAACAAGGATTAAAAGAGTTGTTTGAATTAGTTACTTTTGCTTTAACTGATAATTTTTATAAAGAACCAAAATTATTTTATGAAGATTTGCCTAAGAGTAAAAATTTATTAATTGGTTCATCTGGAATTCAAGGTGATCTAATTGATTCATTGCTTTATTCTTCAAAAGACAAAATCGATTATTACATAGATTATTTTGATTACATTGAAATTCCTGCACCGCAAAATTTTAGACATAAAGTAAAATATGGTGAATTTAGCGAAAAAGAGATAGAAGACTTACTAAAATATCTTGTTTTAAGGTCGAAAGAAAAAAATAAAATTCCAGTTGCGATTGGAGATGTTAGATATGAATCTAAGAAAGATTTATCAGTTTATTCAATTTTAGTTAACTCCAAAGGTATTGGAGGGGTGTCACATTATTTATATAATTATGACAAAGAAGTCAAACTTCAGTTACCTTATAATGATTTTTTGACAACCGATGAAATGATTAAAGAATTTAGATTCCTTAATGATATTAAATTAATTGAAGAAATTGTTATAGATAACACAAATAAAATAGCTGATTTAGTCGAGGAAATCGAAGTTATTAAAAAAGATCTATATACACCTAAGTTTGACGATTCTACTACAAAATTACCTGAATTAGTTTATAAAACTGCTCATGAAATTTATGGTGAAAAATTACCTGAAATAGTCGAAGAAAGAATTAAGAAAGAAATTGAACCTATTTTAAAATATGGTTTTGACGTTGTTTACTGAATTTCTCATATTTTGGTTAAAAAATCACTTGATAATGGATATTTAGTAGGTTCACGTGGTTCTGTTGGTTCTTCATTAGTCGCTACTTTAAGTGGAATCACTGAAATAAATCCATTAGAACCACACTATATTTGTGAAATTTGTAAACATTTTGAACTAGCAAAAGTACCGGGGATAACTTCTGGTTTTGACTTAGAAGAGAAAAATTGTCCAAATTGTCATAAGTTAATGAAGAGGGATGGTCAATCAATTCCATTTGAAACTTTCTTAGGATTTAACGCAGATAAAGTTCCGGATATTGACCTTAACTTCTCTGGTGATTATCAACCGGTAATTCATGATGAAGTTAAACGACTTTTTGGGGATGGTCATACTTTTAGAGCTGGAACAATATCAACAATTGCTGAAAAAACCGCATATGGTTATATTAAAGCAGTTAACGAAGAACAAGGATTAAATTATTCACCGCTATTTATAGAGTTTCTTTCAAAAAAACTTGAAGGGGTAAAAAAGACTACTGGTCAACACCCTGGTGGAATCATCATTATTCCTAAAGAATTTTCTGTTGAAGATTTTACTCCAGTAAACTATCCCGCTAATGATATGAGCAGTACTTGAAAAACAACTCACTTTGAATATCGTGCTATTCATGACAATGTTTTAAAATTAGATATTCTCGGTCACGTTGACCCAATGGCTATCAAAATGTTAGAAAAATTGACAGGATTAAATGTTAAAAAAGACATTCCGGTTAAAGATGAAAATGTAATTGGTATTTTTTCAAACACAAATTCTTTAGGTATAAAACCTGAAGATATTGGTGGAGAAACTACTGGAGCTTTAGGAATTCCTGAATTTGGTACAGGTTTTGTTAGACAGATGTTAAGTAAAGCTAATCCAAATAGTTTTGCTGATTTAGTATCGCTTTCAGGACTAAGTCACGGAACTAACGTGTGATTAAATAATGCTCACGACTTAATTGTTAATGATGGTCTAACTCTTAAAGATGTCATTTGTTGTAGAGATGACATTATGATTTACCTAATGAGAAAAGGTGTAGAACCATCATTATCATTCAAAGTAATGGAACAAGTTCGTAAAGGTAAAAGCATAACAGCTGAACAAGAAAAAGAATTGCTAGCTAAAAATGTGGAAACTTGATACATCGAAAGTATGAAAAAAATTGAATATATGTTCCCTAAAGCTCATGCTACTGCGTATGTCTTAATGGCTTGAAGAATTGCTTGGTTTAAGGTTTATTATCCATTAGAATTTTACGCAACTTTCTTTACCACTCGCTGTGAAGCATTTGATTTAGTAACAATGATGAATGACTATAATGCTAATAAAATTAACAATAAAATAACCGAAATTAACTCTAAAGACAAAAAAGATAGAAGTACAAAAGAACAAAATTTAATTCCTACTCTTGAGTTAGCAAGAGAAATGTATTGTAGGGGTTATAAAATAAGCAATATTAATATTTATAAATCACTTGAAGTTGAATGAGTCGTCGATAAAGCAAATAAAGCATTAATACCACCTTTTAGTGTTATTGATGGTCTTGGATATAATGCTGCTCATACAATAATTACTGCTAGAGAAGAACGTCCATTCCTTTCGATAGAAGACTTTAAAAAACGTACATCAATTAATCAAACTCAATTTAAAGATATGCATGAATTAGGTGTTTTTGAAGAATTGGATGAAACTGATCAAATGAGATTATTCTAAAAGTTATTTATGTTTTAAGAGAAGATACAAAATATAATTAGCAAATATTTTTAGTATAATATTTGAGCAAATTGAAGGAGAAACAATGTTAAATAAAAGCGAACTTAAAAGTACAAGAAATATAGCTATTTGTGTATTAGTGTTAGCATCTATTTCGTTTTTAATGTTGATTTTAGGGTGAATTTTACCAATTTTATGAGTTACTAGATATATTTTTTCTCTTGTTAACTTCATTTTAATGATTATTATTGCTGTTAAATCAAGTAAAATTGATAGAACATCTATGATTTTAATTATTATCGGTATTTTTATTCCACCTGTCGGAATCATTGGATTGATTATTTTACTTGTTAAAATTACATCATTATTAAAAGAAGAAGATGTAAATGAACAAGCACAAATCACTGAATAAAATTATTTTTAATAAGTTGGATTAAATCCAACTTTTATTTTTTAAAACAAAAAACCGACAAATAAATGTCGGTATTGAATTAATAAGCTATTTTTCCTAAAATAACCTCTTTATCAGCTCCTGTTGAACTTTTTAGATTACCATTTCTTCTTGTATAAGTTAAATAACCTAAGAGTGCAAATTGAGCAGCCTCTTTAGAATCACTGGTAATACCCAGTTTTCCAAAGTCATATACTTTTATTGGTTTTAATAGTTTTTGTAAACTTTGAACTATAAATGGATTATTAGCTCCACCACCACAAACGTAAACTTCATATTTTTTATTTTCTTCAATAATAAATTTCTTATACGATTCAGCAATTATATATGCTGTGAAAAAAGTTATTGTTGTAGTAATGTCATTAGGAGAAATATAATTAAATTTGTTTATTAAAGTTTTAAAATATGAATCACTATATTTTTCTCTACCAGTTGATTTCGGTGGTTTTTGTTCATAATAAGGATCGTTTTTAAGGTATTCAAGTAGTTCATTATTAACTTTACCACTAAGGGCAACTTTTGCATCTTTATCATAGTCTAAATTGTAAAAATGTTTCATACATTTGTCTATCAAAACATTACCTGGACCGTTATCAAAAGCTAGTTCTTTTTCACCGATTACTGAAACATTGCTCATTCCACCGATATTTTGAAATAATCTAACTTTATTTTTGTCTTTATATAAGATTTGATCTAGTTTAGGTACTAGAGGAGCACCTTGACCACCAACCGCCATATCGGCTGGACGAAAATCTCCAATTGTAGTAATTTGAGTTTTCTTAGCAATTACACTTATGTCACCAAGTTGTAAAGTTGATTTAGCTTCAGAATTACTTGGATCAATTAAATGATAAATTGTTTGTCCATGACTTGCAATAAATTTAATATCATCTTTATTTAAATTATTTTCAGCAATAAATTTATTGACTTGCTCTGCATAAAAGTTTGCAATTTCAAAGTTTAACGAACAAATAAATCTACTAGTGATATTTTCTTCGAATGATTTCATAATTTTTGCTTTTAATTCAGCAGGAATTGGAACCATTTTAAAATTAAGTAGATTCATTTTTATTTTTGTATTTTCCTTAATTTGAACATGAGCAATATCAAGTGCATCAACACTTGTACCGCACATTAAACCAATTGCTTGAATATTATTTTTCAAAAGTAAACCTTTCAAGTGGTTTAAGATAATCCAAAAGAATTATTTCTTCTTCTACTA from Mycoplasma anserisalpingitidis includes these protein-coding regions:
- a CDS encoding anhydro-N-acetylmuramic acid kinase yields the protein MKNNIQAIGLMCGTSVDALDIAHVQIKENTKIKMNLLNFKMVPIPAELKAKIMKSFEENITSRFICSLNFEIANFYAEQVNKFIAENNLNKDDIKFIASHGQTIYHLIDPSNSEAKSTLQLGDISVIAKKTQITTIGDFRPADMAVGGQGAPLVPKLDQILYKDKNKVRLFQNIGGMSNVSVIGEKELAFDNGPGNVLIDKCMKHFYNLDYDKDAKVALSGKVNNELLEYLKNDPYYEQKPPKSTGREKYSDSYFKTLINKFNYISPNDITTTITFFTAYIIAESYKKFIIEENKKYEVYVCGGGANNPFIVQSLQKLLKPIKVYDFGKLGITSDSKEAAQFALLGYLTYTRRNGNLKSSTGADKEVILGKIAY
- a CDS encoding PolC-type DNA polymerase III, coding for MNFYRDNHLASFFKMLNLEEMKSFKESFIVDDQIIFRENSHGIPVYKFTIGSFSMPSVEDFFTLLLTISEIKNQIFKIKFNITSKFFEPREIKKYIIRIHEVYGGLNNLYAFLTKTGEIRADVNNQNYLIEVKETLNKEETSKLYEPEISKVNEFLHKIGLNWFNLVLHVDQIVNIEEYNKKLNEKKDEELKLFIKKIEEKEKNNNLISFNAPKAKFHRPSKNYIKMKIDEINSNQSLYAKTDVNTVGEVFKTDYSVSKNGYHIYTFVVTDYNDAIEIKKISKAIIEELPKLGDTIEIFGTIENDFRNRRFIMLDNFVKTAKLFEDKKDIYERKRVELNTRSKMNTMDGILEAKEILDIASKYGHKAVALVDNTSVQNFPKFFSESKKSGVKPIYGVTFNVIHKNNMAVIGEVPNSQLRDVEYVSFDIETTHLSPYVGDIIEFGASIVKDGKISEKFQFFLKSKEKLSDFTKELTKISDEMLEKRGLEQIDGLIKIRNILHNKVAVAHNAQFDYNFIFEKLKQYNIELPHTTFIDSLVVSRLLFPDKSKHRLENYCSYLEVEYSRDIAHRADYDAEVLANAWRGSFQKLQDLKITNFRELYEYKDNSLYDKTRAANITVLALNQQGLKELFELVTFALTDNFYKEPKLFYEDLPKSKNLLIGSSGIQGDLIDSLLYSSKDKIDYYIDYFDYIEIPAPQNFRHKVKYGEFSEKEIEDLLKYLVLRSKEKNKIPVAIGDVRYESKKDLSVYSILVNSKGIGGVSHYLYNYDKEVKLQLPYNDFLTTDEMIKEFRFLNDIKLIEEIVIDNTNKIADLVEEIEVIKKDLYTPKFDDSTTKLPELVYKTAHEIYGEKLPEIVEERIKKEIEPILKYGFDVVYWISHILVKKSLDNGYLVGSRGSVGSSLVATLSGITEINPLEPHYICEICKHFELAKVPGITSGFDLEEKNCPNCHKLMKRDGQSIPFETFLGFNADKVPDIDLNFSGDYQPVIHDEVKRLFGDGHTFRAGTISTIAEKTAYGYIKAVNEEQGLNYSPLFIEFLSKKLEGVKKTTGQHPGGIIIIPKEFSVEDFTPVNYPANDMSSTWKTTHFEYRAIHDNVLKLDILGHVDPMAIKMLEKLTGLNVKKDIPVKDENVIGIFSNTNSLGIKPEDIGGETTGALGIPEFGTGFVRQMLSKANPNSFADLVSLSGLSHGTNVWLNNAHDLIVNDGLTLKDVICCRDDIMIYLMRKGVEPSLSFKVMEQVRKGKSITAEQEKELLAKNVETWYIESMKKIEYMFPKAHATAYVLMAWRIAWFKVYYPLEFYATFFTTRCEAFDLVTMMNDYNANKINNKITEINSKDKKDRSTKEQNLIPTLELAREMYCRGYKISNINIYKSLEVEWVVDKANKALIPPFSVIDGLGYNAAHTIITAREERPFLSIEDFKKRTSINQTQFKDMHELGVFEELDETDQMRLF